One part of the Asterias amurensis chromosome 11, ASM3211899v1 genome encodes these proteins:
- the LOC139944001 gene encoding NHP2-like protein 1: MATTDDVNPKAYPLADPNLSKTILDLLQQASNYSQLRKGANEATKTLNRGIAEFIVMAADAEPLEILLHLPLLCEDKNVPYVFVRSKQALGRACGVSRPVISCSVTTNEGSQLNSQIESIRKNIERLLL; this comes from the exons ATG GCTACTACCGATGATGTAAACCCCAAGGCATACCCACTTGCCGACCCGAATCTGAGTAAGACAATCTTGGATCTGTTGCAACAAGCCTCCAATTACAGTCAGCTGAGAAAAGGAGCAAATGAAG CCACCAAGACACTGAATCGTGGTATTGCTGAGTTTATCGTCATGGCTGCAGATGCAGAACCTCTTGAGATTCTTCTTCATCTCCCACTACTCTGTGAAGATAAGAACGTACCTTATGTCTTTGTAAGATCCAAGCAAG CTCTTGGCCGTGCCTGTGGAGTTTCACGACCGGTTATCTCCTGTTCGGTAACAACAAACGAGGGCTCGCAGTTGAACTCCCAGATCGAGTCAATCCGAAAGAACATTGAAAGATTGTTGCTGTAA